From Salvia splendens isolate huo1 chromosome 3, SspV2, whole genome shotgun sequence, a single genomic window includes:
- the LOC121795385 gene encoding norbelladine synthase-like, translating to MYGTISDEKTVDVPATKAWKLYSTLQITKVVKEALPDLISRIVVVQGDGGAGTILELLFHPGMGGGWKSYKEKFTVVDHEKLVKEVDVVEGGFLDLGFTLYRVRFEVIEVEGNEKQCIIRYGIEYELKEEAAANVALVAIQPLITIMQHCVQYLLCNNGN from the exons ATGTACGGAACAATATCCGATGAGAAGACAGTTGACGTACCGGCAACCAAAGCATGGAAGCTCTACAGCACTCTCCAGATCACCAAAGTGGTGAAGGAAGCCCTCCCTGACCTCATCAGCCGGATCGTCGTCGTCCAAGGCGACGGCGGTGCCGGAACCATTCTCGAGCTCCTTTTCCATCCAG GAATGGGAGGGGGATGGAAGTCGTACAAAGAGAAATTCACGGTGGTGGATCACGAGAAGCTTGTGAAGGAGGTAGATGTCGTGGAAGGTGGATTTCTGGATCTAGGGTTCACGCTGTACCGTGTgagattcgaagtgatagaggtggaggGAAACGAGAAGCAATGTATAATTCGATATGGGATCGAGTACGAGCTCAAAGAGGAAGCTGCAGCGAATGTTGCGCTCGTTGCCATTCAACCACTGATCACCATCATGCAACACTGTGTTCAGTATTTGCTCTGCAACAATGGCAATTGA
- the LOC121793552 gene encoding uncharacterized protein LOC121793552: MDSQRAYSLPLLFILSLLSLHYKVIYGDSSLLFLDSPTRQYLRHSSDQTVSLSPSEIGATASVLLGFAPPSTLSAASSSNLKEVLAPNPFNRPRALLMVEVTGAEDSELVGRLDKSSSSSTLRIKVEGNQRVGIQLPDEDELSMVSLNEISSSAECSDKELIDYASWLGGSYVEDPSLSLNGELLIPIANGGFMRLHMSERADREFTTSLVMLIGNMKKAMELHQVLTKSERSPAELMTGRFDGIKALQDRYGKEGIAQSGMEVFVNSVSKMLDSLQAAYQGKIVGVIGHIGYVDSEQENMFHFTVNTRSSARLLQQTKLSPERIIKAEIAFVRITLAWITGIILLIATILGIYFLLNMSITKDTLLYSNVKLD, from the exons atggaTTCTCAGAGAGCTTACTCTCTTCCCCTTCTGTTCATCCTATCTCTTCTTTCTCTACACTACAAG GTGATTTATGGGGATTCCTCACTTCTTTTCCTCGACAGTCCTACTCGCCAATATCTTCGCCATTCATCAGACCAG ACTGTTTCTCTTTCCCCATCCGAAATTGGTGCTACTGCATCAGTATTGCTTGGCTTTGCACCACCTTCTACACTCTCTGCTGCTAGCTCATCCAAT CTAAAAGAGGTGCTTGCGCCCAACCCATTCAACAGGCCCCGTGCATTATTGATGGTTGAGGTTACAGGAGCTGAAG ATTCTGAACTTGTTGGCCGCTTAGATAAATCTTCATCTAGTAGCACCCTGAGGATCAAGGTTGAAGGTAACCAAAGAGTGGGCATTCAGCTTCCAG ACGAAGATGAACTTTCTATGGTGTCACTGAATGAAATCTCAAGCAGTGCTGAATGTTCTGACAAAGAACTAATTGATTAT GCGTCCTGGTTGGGCGGATCATATGTTGAAGATCCATCCCTATCACTGAATGGGGAGCTACTCATTCCCATTGCTAATGGTGGATTTATGAGACTTCATATGTCAGAG AGAGCAGACAGAGAATTCACAACGAGTCTTGTAATGCTTATTGGTAATATGAAAAAGGCTATGGAGTTGCATCAAGTATTGACAAAAAGTGAGCGAAGTCCTGCAGAGCTTATGACTGGAAGATTTGATGGAATTAAG GCTTTACAAGATCGCTATGGAAAGGAAGGAATTGCTCAAAGCGGAATGGAAGTTTTTGTTAATTCTGTATCGAAGATGCTCGACTCTTTGCAGGCAGCATATCAAG GGAAAATTGTTGGAGTCATTGGCCACATTGGCTATGTTGATTCAGAGCAAGAGAATATGTTCCATTTCACAGTGAATACTCGATCATCCGCTCGTTTGCTGCAGCAAACAAAACTCTCTCCGGAGAGGATCATAAAAGCAGAAATAGCATTTGTTAGAATCACCTTGGCCTGGATAACAGGGATCATTCTTCTTATTGCCACTATTTTGGGG
- the LOC121796998 gene encoding uncharacterized mitochondrial protein AtMg00860-like has product MNSIFQPFLRKFVIVFFDDILIYIPSEETHASHIAQVLHILESNQFFVKMAKYTFCSTTVDYLDHFIENGELKADPSKISAMVAWPTPSNQRQLRGFLGLTGYYKRFIARYAMIAAPLTELLKQKAFIWTEESNASFEVLKEAMTPAPVLRLPDFTLTFYVETDTSDFGVGAVLLQDGYGH; this is encoded by the coding sequence ATGAATAGCATATTCCAGCCTTTCTTGCGCAAGTTTGTGATCGTCTTCTTTGACGatattctcatctacattccgTCAGAAGAGACACACGCCTCTCATATTGCTCAGGTACTACACATTCTGGAATCCAATCAATTCTTTGTTAAGATGGCAAAGTATACCTTTTGCAGCACCACGGTTGATTATTTGGACCACTTCATCGAAAATGGGGAACTTAAGGCGGACCCTAGTAAGATCAGCGCGATGGTCGCGTGGCCTACGCCGAGCAATCAGAGACAATTGCGTGGTTTTTTGGGACTCACGGGGTATTACAAGAGATTTATAGCTCGGTATGCAATGATCGCCGCGCCATTAACCGAGTTGCTAAAACAAAAGGCGTTTATATGGACGGAGGAGTCCAACGCGAGTTtcgaagtgctgaaggaagccATGACTCCTGCTCCTGTCCTCCGGTTGCCTGATTTCACATTGACTTTTTATGTGGAGACAGACACGTCGGATTTTGGGGTGGGCGCTGTGTTGCTTCAGGATGGCTACGGTCACTGA